A single window of Pseudoduganella plicata DNA harbors:
- a CDS encoding M48 family metallopeptidase, translating into MYSHAFSILFAGFLVAMLAVRFWLASRQIRHVLAQCDAVPAEFSEKISLEAHRKAADYTVARTKFGIVTMFVNAAVLVGFTLLGGLQWLSTQVFGATGGGMAYQLGLIVAFALISGAIDVPFDYYRQFRLEARFGFNKMSPGLFFADMVKGVLLGAALGLPLLWVVLKLMESAGALWWLYTWLVWSGFQLLVMVLYPTVIAPLFNKFTPLQDESLKARIEGLMGRVGFASKGLFVMDGSKRSAHGNAYFSGFGANKRIVFFDTLLARLAPQEIEAVLAHELGHFKLKHIVKRIAMMFALSLAFLALLGWLKNQVWFYTGLGVSPLIVPGQSNDALALILFMLVLPVFTFLFSPLASLGSRKHEFEADAFAARHADKAHLVAALVKLYEDNASTLTPDPLHSAFYDSHPPASIRIRHLNMAVQ; encoded by the coding sequence ATGTATTCACACGCGTTTTCGATTTTGTTTGCCGGCTTCCTTGTCGCCATGCTGGCGGTGCGCTTCTGGCTCGCGTCGCGCCAGATCCGCCACGTGCTGGCCCAATGCGACGCCGTGCCGGCGGAGTTCAGCGAAAAGATCTCGCTGGAAGCACACCGCAAGGCGGCCGACTACACCGTGGCCCGCACCAAGTTCGGCATCGTCACGATGTTCGTCAACGCGGCCGTGCTGGTGGGCTTCACGCTGCTGGGCGGCCTGCAGTGGCTCTCGACACAGGTGTTCGGCGCTACCGGTGGCGGCATGGCGTATCAGCTCGGCCTGATCGTCGCCTTCGCGCTGATCTCCGGCGCCATCGACGTGCCGTTCGATTACTACCGCCAGTTCCGCCTGGAGGCGCGCTTCGGCTTCAACAAGATGTCGCCGGGCCTGTTCTTTGCCGACATGGTCAAGGGCGTGCTGCTGGGCGCCGCACTGGGCCTGCCGCTGCTGTGGGTCGTGCTCAAGCTGATGGAGAGCGCAGGCGCGCTGTGGTGGCTCTACACATGGCTGGTGTGGAGCGGCTTCCAGCTGCTGGTGATGGTGCTCTACCCCACCGTGATCGCGCCGCTGTTCAACAAGTTCACGCCGCTCCAGGACGAGTCGCTGAAGGCGCGCATCGAGGGCCTGATGGGGCGGGTGGGCTTTGCGTCGAAAGGCCTGTTCGTCATGGACGGCTCGAAGCGCAGCGCCCACGGCAACGCCTACTTCTCCGGCTTCGGCGCCAACAAGCGCATCGTGTTCTTCGATACGCTGCTGGCGCGCCTGGCGCCGCAGGAAATCGAAGCGGTGCTGGCGCACGAGCTGGGCCACTTCAAGCTCAAACACATCGTCAAGCGCATCGCGATGATGTTCGCCCTGTCGCTGGCGTTCCTCGCTTTGCTCGGCTGGCTGAAGAACCAGGTCTGGTTCTACACGGGCCTGGGCGTGTCCCCGCTGATCGTCCCCGGCCAGAGCAACGACGCGCTGGCGCTGATCCTGTTCATGCTGGTGCTGCCCGTGTTCACGTTCCTGTTCTCGCCGCTGGCCTCGCTCGGCTCGCGCAAGCATGAGTTCGAGGCCGATGCCTTTGCCGCGCGCCATGCGGACAAGGCGCATCTCGTCGCCGCGCTCGTCAAGCTGTACGAGGACAATGCCTCGACCCTGACGCCCGATCCGCTGCACTCGGCGTTCTACGATTCCCACCCGCCGGCCTCGATCCGCATCCGGCACCTGAACATGGCGGTCCAATGA